A segment of the Nasonia vitripennis strain AsymCx chromosome 2, Nvit_psr_1.1, whole genome shotgun sequence genome:
GCACGCTCGAGTAGAGCCACTCGACTCGAACACGAGGGATCCTTATGCTTGTCAGGTAATGTTATTCGCCACGCCGCCGCGGAGCCGTTTTATTATTCATCGCTTGTGTTATTTTTACTGCCGCTCGCCGCGCTGTGCACTTGAGCGCGCGTCAACTGatttgccgccgccgccgccgccgccgcgacaaGAGCCCATCTATAAATGCAGGAGCCGGCTATATTCTCGGCGgattatgcgcgcgcgtgtggcTGCAGCCCGAGCGGAgttttgtcgcgcgcgcgcgcacacgtgcaAACGCGCGTACATGTATCTttcgagcggcggcggcggcggcggcggcggccgtaACACGGGGAAACCATAATAAACTTGGTAATGGGCAGTTACGAAGCTCCGGGGCCGCGAAGCTCGCGCGTCAGGTGCCGGCTATCAATTTGGGCCGAGGAATTAATTGCCCGTCTGGCGCGCGCCATCGTGCTCCCGACGATGCTGCTCCTTTTGTTAGCCCGCCGCGGATTTCGGGCGCCTCTAGTCGAGCCGATTACGCAGCTGTATACTAACTGCGCGTGTGATTGCAGAGCGCGAGCCGAGCGTCTCCGGCGTGGGCCGGACCCCGACGCCGGCGCAGCAGCTGCAGGAGTCGCCGTACGAGCAGGACACCGAGCCCGAGGCCGAGGAGCCCGGCGGCAAGCCGTCCTCGCCGGTCAACCCCCTGCTCCAGGAGCGCTCGAACTGCGAGGAGCTGAGACACGTCGTCTGCCACCTCGAGACGAAGGAGCTCTGGGACAAGTTCAACAGCCTCGGCACCGAGATGATCATCACCAAGACCGGGAGGTTAGTGCAGGAGCCCCGATTTATCGGCTCGTCGCGTCGGCAAGGGTTGCCGGCGCGAGTCCCCAATCCATCATTGTGTCTCGCGTCCATACTCCGCCTCATCAGGCCGGCCCGGCAAAGGACTCGGTCTCGCGCGGATCGATCCGCAGAATTGCCGCGGAAAAACTCGGCTCCCGGCCGAGCGACCCGAGGGAGCATCGCCGAGCGCGCCTAATTAGATCTGCGCCGGCAGCTACAGCCCGAACAAAGTGATAATGAACCGCGCCGAGCGAGCTTGGCAGAGGCGAGAGTGCGGATTAATCCATGCACTTTGCCTTTGTCATTTGCTTGATTGCGGCACGTCGGTAGCCTGGCGACTTTGACGGCTGGCTTTCTTTTTAATGGATTGAATTGATTTGAgcctcgagcgcgcgcacgttaTCATCGTTATGCGACTGGCCTGCAACAAAGCTGCTTTTCATACATAAATAAAAGCATCGCCCGCAGAAGGACGGGTGAATCCGCAGCTACAGGAGATAAGATCGGCGGGTGTCCCCGCGTTTTAGTGGTCGGCCCAGCGGGATGTCCGACACGGTATTAATGCGGCCGGCTAaacccgctctctctctctctctctctctctctctctctctctcgcgcgcgcgcgcgcgtccgtcTGCGGAGCCCGCAACAGTCCGCGCATGCACTGCTCTCCCGGTGGCGTACGCGGGACGACGACTACTGAAAAAGCGCGGCTCGGATTTTAATACCTCGACTTTAACGGATCTCTCCGAATTCGATTAATCCATCATCgtgtataattgaaaaacaCGCCCGACAGTCTTCTGCTCTCGATTAATTTGCGAATACCCGACCAGGTTTTTCGTATTTTCAATTCTTAACGTCCTGCAGAATCGATCGCTCCGCCCGAAGAGGTGTATGCATTTAGAAGAACGCGCGCATCCATATGCCAACGCCGCGTCGAGGAAACATCTCGTCAAACATGCACCGGGTATTCGAcgaataataatactattagAGCCCCCGCCGAGTCTCGCGGAGAAGAAGGCTTTTGCTAAATAACCCCTCTCCCTCGAGAGCCGTAACAGCACGCGATACGctcccgcgcgctcgccgcgGATAATGCTGATTAAATGTCATTACGCTGAGCGCAGCCGCGCATCGCAAAGGCTCTCAATTTGTCCTGCGTACAGCCCGGTCCTCTTGACTGTTGCAGGCGGATGTTCCCGACGTGTCGGGTCTCGTTCAACGGGCTCAGGCCGGAGGGCCGCTACGCCGTGCTGATGGACATCGTGCCCGTGGACGAGAAGCGCTACCGCTACGCCTACCACAAGAGCTCGTGGCTGGTGGCCGGCAAGGCCGACCCGCCGGCGCCGGCCAGGCTCTACGTCCACCCGGACTCGCCGTTCAGCGGCGAGCAGCTGAGGAAGCAGGTCGTCTCCTTCGAGAAGGTCAAGCTCACCAACAACGACATGGACAAGCACGGCCACGTgagtctccctctctccctctctctctctctctctctctctccccctctctctcgctcgctcggatCGCTCGGATGGGGCGAGTGCGCTTAGTATGCAGGCGGCTGCAGCCAGATTCGATTAGCTCCTGCCAGACGCTCGTCAGACCGGCGATCAATGAATCATCTCGCGGGCCGTAATCGGCCTAATTCGATCGGCGACGCGCGATAATGCACTCTGATGCGGGCTGCATTTCCGGCAAAAATAGAGAGCTCAGACCGACCGGCCGGTCCCCGCGGCTCGAACCGGGGAGAAAAGGCGCGACGCGCGCAGACGGTTTTACCGATGCATTATGAAGCTGCTAATCACGCGCTTTTCTCGGCGACTGTCGGCCCGAAATAGCGCGCCGGCGTGTGCAGCCGGTAACCGAATTACGTTCGCCCGTGTCTCGCGCCGCGCCTCGGAGGGGCTTTCTTTTCGCGGCCCCGTTACGCTGCGCTTTCGGCTTTTCCGATCGCAACCCGATTAGCCGCGAGCCCTACAGACAGGCCGATCGCGCGCAATTATGCAGCGAGGCAATTATGATACTCTGACGCCGCGAGACACTTGATTATCCGGCAGCCCGTTATTTTTGTCAATCCTGATTGACGTTCGGTCCGCTTCAATGTTTCAGCTGGTCCTGAACTCGATGCACAAGTATCAGCCGCGCATCCACCTGGTGAAGCGGCCGGAGGCCGGCAACTGCGAGCCCATCGAGGACCTGGATCGGGAGCCGCACAAGACCTTCATATTCCCCGAGTCCATATTCACGGCCGTCACCGCCTATCAGAACCAGCTCGTAAGTTGCGACAGCAGCGAAATTGGCGGCTAAATTGGCGGCGAAATTAGCGGCGCAATCGACTCGCTTAAACGCGACTTTTTAATCTGCATTTTCATGCCGTAAATCACGTCGAGAGTTACGAGGGGCGCGCGTGTCCGGGGAAAAAGGAAAACAAAGCCGGGAGGGCGCAAAAAGAGCATCGGGCTTCATTTGCACTTGTGTAGACAAGAGTCGCGAACGTTTCGAGCGCTCGGCATTATCATATTTCACGATACAGTCGTTTCGGTCGCAGGCGGCGGCCTGTGTGGTCTCCTCCCCGCCCTTCCTTCCCGGCCGCTCGTTCTATATGCGTTTCGGAAGGCTATGCGCGGAATCTAGCTCACGCGCGTATCCTCACACGCGCTCTCGGCTGCTGCGACAATGGACGAACGAGGCGGCCGCGGCTAATCTGCGTGTCGTAAAGCTGCTTTGGCTTTGACTCGTGCCCGCGGTATTTGCGCGCTGTTTTCGCGGCGTTTTCGCGGCGTTTTCGCGGTACTTTCGGGAGCCATCGGACAATAGACGCCGGGCATGCTTCTTGCCCTCTCGCCTGCTTTCCTCGCGCCTCCTCGAGCGTCTCCGGTAACGCCGCGGATTATTCGCCCGGTCGTATCGACTTTCAAGGCGAAGGGGACTCGGCTCGCTCGGAACGGCGTGCGCGGGTGGTCCTCGCCACCCTCGAGTCGCGACGCTGGAGTGGGGCAGAGAGCGAGAACGGAGAGCGCGCCGCgcgctgatgatgatgatgaggtGCGAAGAGATGCCCCCCGGCAATTACCTACGCCGCGGATATCTTTCTCGCCACTCGCCGCGTCATtatcgttctctctctttttttaatctctcgctcgctcgcacgcgAGGCTGCCGGTCGTTCCTCTTCCGGTGGCGACTTTTATTTTGTCACAACTCTCAGGGCCTCGCTCTATAATTACGCCGACAATGCGGCTGCCCCAATATGCGCTGTTTCTTGTCTCGCGGGTCCGCGCTTCCAGACTTTTGCAGACTTTTCCAGACTCTTCCAGACTTTTCCAGACTTTTCGAGACTTTCCGCCTCCTCCGGCGGCTTTCGGACTCGTTGGCTGGCTTTTTGCGCGCCACACGCGCGACGCTCGACTCCCATAACTCATAACTTAACTGCTCCGTCTCCTTTCTTCCTCTTCCGTCGGCCTCGGCGTCGAGTCGCTGCGCTCTCTTTTTCACACTCTCCCGCAGCCGCCGCGGCCATAATGGGCTGCCGCTCCGCTTTTTGCCGGCATAACGCATACCCATCTACTTTCAACGCTTTCGCGAGGGACTTTTTTGCGCGAGAGGCCGCGTCAGCCGACAGCATCGCCAGATCGAACATCAGCCGCGAATTTTCCTCCTTATTGCCTGCCTTGGGCTTTTTGCGCCGCGCTTTTTTGCTCGCCGAAATAAAGGCAGATCGCAAACAGGCGACTCGCCTCACTAGCGGAGACGTATAATTCCCGCATTACTCTTTCGCTCGGCTCGCCGCGTCCTTAATTACGCGGCTTGCTTTTTCCTTTTCGACTCCGCTTGTTTATCGCGGCGTCGTCGATTTGCCTATCCCGATTTCCGTCGCGCCCAACTCGCGCTTTGCCTATCCCGATGAAATACGACTACAAGTCCGCGCGCTTCAAACGCAGCGTGTAGGCCGGCTCCGCGACATTGTTTCGACTCCGTGTTTACGTTCATCATCCGGAGGCTGGGGCGCGTTGGAGCCCGGCCAGAACACGGGCACACGGTAACAACTAGTTTTTCCCCCGAACTGGCGATTATAATACCTCGCGATATCGTGTTCCCGAAGCTCGATCACCGCGGCTCCCTTTCGAGCTCCGAGCGGGCACAAAAAGAGAGCTGCAGGCGTCGGCGAGAGAAAACATAAATAATCGCGCTCAAATGAGACAGGAGGCTcggagcgcgagcgcgaggggaGTATATTACAgctgcagtgcgcgcgcgcgccacacACGGCGACTGCCGAGTGAGTAACGTCGGCAAAGGGCGCGAAGCCGAATTCGAATCTCCGCGGAATGGAGACGTGGCGCGCAATTATTTCATCAAGCGGCTGTAAGAAGAGTCGTAGCTGCGGGCTCCTCCGCTGCAGGCTCGGCCGTGCGCGAAGCCAGCGACGCGACCTCTTCAATGAGCGTGTCTCTATTAAATCTATTTTCGGCGGGCTCCGCGTCTCGCGCGCTCCCGATCACAGCGCCTCGCAGACGGAAAAGCCGGCCGGAATCAGCGCTAACGAGAAACAAATCGGCAGTACTAGCGGCGCCGATTTCCATCGTTAATCGCCTCGttaatgcgagagagagagagagagagagagagagagagagcctcgaaATATCGATCGGAGATTATTGTCTCGAAAGGCAGAGAGCGAGGGCGACTCCTCCGCACTTCCGTTTAGCCGCGATATTAATGATGCCGCTTATAGAAAGACTCGACGAAACGGCCTTTCCACCGCGGCTCGCTAATTCTAGAGGCGCGTACATAATAAAATCCAGCGCGAGTCGCTCATTTTCGACGCCTGCGAACTGCGAGGCCGGCTATTTATTATCggcgttatttattatcgCCGGCCGCGTTCTTGGCGCAGGGTCAGCCGCTCCTGTCAGCGTTCCGAGCTGCGAGCGCTCGCCAGTGCGGCCAGTGTAAATCGCTCTGGGAAAGCGGCCAAAACGGCGTCGCGAGGGAGGTCCTCCGGGAAAAAGCCGTCGGTGGCCGCTCTCGAGGCATCGGTCGAGCGCAAAAGTCCGCGCAACTCGGAAGGAATAGCTTGGAATTTAGCAATCGATAAAGGAGCGCGTGGCGGCGGCCAATTACGGGAAGCTGCAACAAAGCAGTTTTTGACGTCCTCGTTCCAAGGCAGAGCGCGGGAGCGGTAAAAAAACACTCGCGCACATCTCTCGATCCCCTCTCGGCTGCGAGTGACGCACGGAGTGGCAGTGCAACTTGTAAGTTTGTTTGCTCGGTAAGAAGATCGGCGCGGCGCGGCGCAGCGGGAAGGAAGTGCAAGTTTAGTAGTGGCACATCCATAACCCAGCTGCTGGGTGGTCCAATTACCCCAAGGTTTCGCGCTCCGCGGCAGCACGTGCATCGCGCCGGGTAATAAGACACTCGAGCGCGTCAAAGCTGCGCTGCAACAGTCGGAGTAGCGCGCCGGCTTAGCTGCCCCTCCCCGCTAAAGCCGCTCGCTACTCTCTTTCACTCGGCTTTGGTTACGATTCCACTGACATCATTAGCCAAACATCTGGTCCACTTCCCCCGCAGCCGGTTTACGAGGGCCGCTGCTCTCTTTGATCGGGCGAGCTTTCGTCGCGcgatcgctctctctctctctctctctctcgctctctctctctctctcgctctctattcCTTCAGCTGAGCGTCGCAATTCCGTGCGCGAAACCGATAGCGCTGGCTGGCCCGTTACTGCTTCTGCGTTGAGGAGGAAACGATCGCACGAGCGAGGCTTTCCGATATCCGTATCGACGAGCGAATCCTCGAAAATCCGCCGCGCCGCGATTTCTCGGCCTCGAGTTTCAAAGCCCTTGCGCGACGAGTTATACGCAAGCTGCAGGTACGATGTTTTGAAACTCAAGATCGGCCGCTTCCTTCTTCGGTTCCTCCCTTGACTCGAATTTCGACTCTCCTCCGCGGAGCCCTGGGTGGCCGGCCGCCGCCTACACGCGCCGGGTTCGCGCGGAATTTTCCgcaaaaacgcgcgcgctcgacttACGGAAGCGTTTAGTCGTCCGCGCGCTCGTAACGAATTCctcgctgcggcggcggcggcggcggcgcgattTTAACGGCCGTAAAACGCGATAATTGATAGTCGAATGCGctgccggcgcgcgcgcgaggcttgTCATTAGGCGGCTCGCGCTTTACGGCCGAGCGTGTGAGAACCGCGCGATTCTTGGGTGGCAGAGAACGCCGGTAAATAGATCTCGGCTGGCTGCCGTTTTCCAAATCAATTCGAGAGCCGGAGGCGCGCTAATTGCAGCCCGCTAAGTTTTACAGGCTGCTCGTCGAtgagctctcgctcgctgcgCAGGGCCATTTTGTTTACATAAATCTCGCCGGTGCAGCGCGCGTGCGCAATCAAAGACGAGCACGTGCGTCGAAATTTACTGCTCCCTATTTAGACCGATCTCCGCGTCGGTGCGCCCGACATTTATTCACGACCGTGTTTGTCCCGTAAAAGGGAAACTGCCGCAGCCAAAGCAGCCAAAGCAGCCAAAGCCCGGCTCAAACGGAACGCTCGAGCTTTCGAATAAGACGCGGGGCGATCGCCCTAAAAGAAAATCGCGTCCCTTCAAACGGAGCCGCAGCGGGGAAAAGGCTCTTTTACGAGAGTCCTCGTCGGGCAATCGTCGAAAGGGCGCAGAAGCGAAATACAGAAGCGCCCCCGCGCTAATTTTACGAGCCGTTGACTCCGGATCGATGCTCCAGGCGTGAAATTTCAAACTGAAACTGCGCCGAGTTACGAGGTCGCCCGCTAGTCCACCCTTTCTTTGTTGCAGATTACCAAGCTCAAGATCGACAGCAATCCCTTCGCCAAGGGCTTCCGGGACTCGTCGAGGCTCACGGATTTCGAGAGGTTGGTTCAATTATTTTCTCTACTCGCGGCACCCGTCCCGCATCGCGACCATAAATCTCGGAATGAAAGAACGAAAGCATGTCCTCGGAGAACCATTAACATACCTCGCTTCCGCAACGCATCAatatcccgcgcgcgcgcgcgcacttgtgAAATCATCGTTCACCGCTCCGTCATTTCTCACGCCCGCCGAACGAGCAGCCGGCATAATGAAGCACAGTTACCCTTACAGGGAGACGATGGAGTCGATGCTGGCCGAGCAGCAGACGCTCAGGTTTCCGCACCGGCTTCCCTTCGAGATGGACCAGCTGCAGTCggcggccgccgccgcagccgccgcgGCCGGCAACAACCTCAGCCTCGAGGAGAAGGCCATGTGGGCCGCCCGCTCCCAGATCATCCTGCGCGCCGCGGCCGCCGCGGCCGTCGGGCCCTACGCCCAGCTGGTCAACCCGGTGCTCGTCTACCCGTCAGCGGCCGGGaccagccagcagcagcagcagcagcagcagcagcagctggcGGCGAGCACCGCGGCCCAGCAGCAGCTCTGGTGGGCCTCGTCCCTGGGGCCCACCCTCTTCGCCGCGGCgcaccaccagcagcagcagcagcagcagcagttggCGGCGAGCACCGcggcccagcagcagcagcagcagcacagccCGGGGGGAGCGGGGCCCGCGGCGCCGAGGCCCCTCTAcccggcggcggcgctgaGCGCGCTCTCGGCGCACCACAGGTTCTCGCCGTACCCCAGCCCCAGCCGGACGACCTCGGCCTCCTCGCTCAAGTCCGCCACGCAGATCGGCTCCTCGCGGCGCACCACGCCCTCGCCGACCGACAGCCTGTGCAGGGAGGCCCAGGACCTCTCGCCCTCGTAGTCGAGGACGGCCGAGTCGTCCACCGGACAGTATTACTGACTCGAGTGCTCGGTGTGTGATTCGCCGCATTATCGCTCTGTAAATATGTGCATCGTGTAACCGTGTAAGCCCCCGCTGGGGAGCAGCCCGGGGCAGCGGCTTCCGACCGCGAGCTTTGCCTTGTACATAACACACACACCCCCACACACACCcccacacacacccacacacataTATCGTGATCGCGCGGCGGAGGCCGCTGCCCGCGAAGCTGAGCAGCGATTCCTGTACCATAAGCCTGTATATTTTGTATCGAGGACTGCGCATTGTTATCGTTATCTGTGtcgaaggagaaaaaatctGTCGCAAAATGAATACTCCACGCCGCTTCGTCTCTTCGCTACATTATTGTTTCCAGAGATTTTCAGCGTTATCGCTCACTGCACGAAAGCTGTTGGGAAGGTCGCGGGAGAGCGAATTGTGGAGTACCTATAGCGCATTGAGAGCGTAGCCGGTGTCGAGCGAGCTACTGCCATGTACATATAGCTGTAAGTCCCGAATAGAAACTCCGCAGCGAGTATAAAAGCGGGAGGGCGGCGAAGAGTCGGGAGAAGAACTGAAAGCGTTTCTCGGACTGTCGCGACCTTCGCAATTTTCGCCTTTCGTCCGTCGTTCGAACGAGATTTACCAAGTGCAATAATCTATACacgatttatttataaacgaaAACGAAGATGGAAGCAATAAAATGAGTAAAACAACACGATGACAATCCATTTCAACCCGTCCCCCCGTCCGTCTCACGCGTGTGTTTgcgggagggagggagagagagagagagagagagagagagagagcggcagACAGCGGAAAAAACCGTGCAGTTAAATATGAATCGGCTCGAATTGACTGCTAAACTTTTCACGAGCTGCGTTTTTCTCCCCGACCCCCGCATGCATATGCATTAGCGCTATAGCCGCACATCGCGCACGAGTCTCCTCTGTGCAAACAgcgccgctgcagcgcggGGCTAGTCACGAAGAGCCGAGCGCGTAATGACCGCTGTTCCAGCAGAACTCGATATTTCCGGCGCTGAATAATCGCGCAAGCGCGAGCCGGCCATGCATGAAACAATTTTCCTATCCTCGCGCGCCGGCACGTCAGCGCGAAGGAGCCGGTGTGCCGTTGCACCGCGAGTAATCAGGCCGCGCGCGATAATTGGTGTTTGCAGAAAGCGGACCGGTCGCGCGGGGAAACGAGCTGCAGAATCCGCGGAGAGGCTGTTATTATCCccgacgcggcggcggcggcggcggctcggaAGTTATTATCGATTTAGAGAAAGTCACGCGACCCGCGCAATTACATCGTCGCGGCTAATCGCGCGCTGCGATCGACGCGATTGGAAATCGAGCCTGCGCGCGGAAAAGCCGGGCTGACTGACGGCGATttaatctcgcgcgcgataattgCCCGCCGCGGAGCGAGCAGGCTGCGCCGATTGAAAATCGCCGTTGCGCAACCGGCTTTTTGCGCTCGCCGACTCTGCTTCTTCCCTCGCTTGGTCAGCGGAGCGGGCTGCCGGCTGCCGGCTGCCACAAATCACCgagctttttattatttttattcacgaGCGCGGGACGCCTGGAAAATGGGGGTCTTTCTCAAATTAAAAAGCGAAATCACCACAAATCATCCTTTCCCATCCATTGTCATCATTTGACTCGCAAATTTCCCCATTTATGACCTCACGCGCCGTAAATCATCGGTCGATTTAACAATGCCGCGACGCGCTCGCTCGTGCGCGCCCGGCGCGGCGACTCTTTAATTGGAAATTCGTCGCGAGATAAGTGAGTGGTGGACGCGAAATCGAAGCAGCGCAGCGACTCTCGCGCAGAGCGAAGAGCCCGCGGCGAGGACCTCGCTCTC
Coding sequences within it:
- the LOC100117976 gene encoding T-box transcription factor TBX20-like, which produces MIITKTGRRMFPTCRVSFNGLRPEGRYAVLMDIVPVDEKRYRYAYHKSSWLVAGKADPPAPARLYVHPDSPFSGEQLRKQVVSFEKVKLTNNDMDKHGHLVLNSMHKYQPRIHLVKRPEAGNCEPIEDLDREPHKTFIFPESIFTAVTAYQNQLITKLKIDSNPFAKGFRDSSRLTDFESYPYRETMESMLAEQQTLRFPHRLPFEMDQLQSAAAAAAAAAGNNLSLEEKAMWAARSQIILRAAAAAAVGPYAQLVNPVLVYPSAAGTSQQQQQQQQQQLAASTAAQQQLWWASSLGPTLFAAAHHQQQQQQQQLAASTAAQQQQQQHSPGGAGPAAPRPLYPAAALSALSAHHRFSPYPSPSRTTSASSLKSATQIGSSRRTTPSPTDSLCREAQDLSPS